Within Rhododendron vialii isolate Sample 1 chromosome 12a, ASM3025357v1, the genomic segment AATTCTCTGTGTGGGTAGCATGGTTGTATACATTTATATACTCTTAacggtctttctattgtcaaCTTACTAGGctgacaataagcacacaagaaaacaagaaaaacacatattttttttacacattttaatacacattcacactttTTATTATCAGCCTATTAggctaattttagaattttcctattCTTAATGCAGGCCAGTGCCAACACAGAACAACTTTCTTACCAAATTAGtctacatttttttaaaaaaaaactcaagtatTCAGACAAGCTTACTCGCACCTCGACCGATTCTTGGGCCCAATTCCACCGTCCACTTGGATTAGTTCAATTAAAGACGGAGCAAAGCTCCGTATAAATTGGCCTCAAAAGAGTCGATAACACCTAATCGAGAGATTCCGAGTCCAAAACCTTAAGAGGAAGCAATTCCTAAAGTGGCATGCCTTAACTATCAGACCAAAGTCTCCGGGTTAAATTGATTTGAGTTAAAAGGGCGGTGCCAACACTGTATTACGTGACGAATTTTATACATGTGAGAACTTACTGATTTAAACAAAATCATTTAGTGTCCTCtcatattttcatgtttttgccAGTGCTAATTGAGGTATAGTATTGCAAAACTTGGGAAGGATCGGACTACAAGAAAACGTGAATGTATATAGGCACAAGGGTACAAGagcaccaaaaaaataataataataataaaggcACAAGGGTACAACCCAACTGGAAGGTTCATAGGTCAcggtctttcttttttttgggcaaaactCACAATAAAACGAGCATTTAATCGTATCCTCGTTTATCgaattgtaatttatttttcatttattttagaGTATCTGTTTAGTAAGCGAAAGAAATCAATGATATATTGGATAATTGAGAGGTCAAGTATTTAGATAATTGAAGTGGAAGAAAATCAAGGGTTTCGGTATATGTCAacttcaaaaggaaaagaaatcaagGGTTTTGATATATGGCAACGTTTTTCAAAACAAGCAACTCAAACAGACTACAGAAGTTGCTAGAGCAACTCAGACAAATTCTGCAACTGATAAATACACGGTCTTTTTAGGGCTGCGGATCACCGAATAAATTATAGCCGCCCCAAGCACTTCAAAACCCTTGAAAACATCAAATACATAATAATATGATCATAGAGCAACAAGATTAACTTTAAGAAGTTTCTTCTAAACTTTGATTCAACTATTTGAGTTGTTCTTTCAATGGATTTCTGGAAGTATCTCGGAGGGTTTGAGGATTTAAGGCGTTCGGCAATCAAACACTTGATGCAGTGTACAGGATTCGACAAATCAATCTTTGGTCAGTCGGTGAAGATTCACGATTATTTAATTAAAGGTCATTTGTAATTGCACAATGATGTTTGTAGTGTTTTGATTTTCTCCCATGATTTTTATCCTTTTCAAAAGTTTTACACGTATACCTTTAATTGCATTAATTAATCTTTTGATTGCTTCTCTTTCGTGCATGTGATTGATTTATGTATTGATTGGTGGATTGTCATTATAAGAGATTAGAACATAACAAATATATATACCTAGTCAATCTAGGATTTTTTACCAACTCCTCTCTACCGCCTCTGTTCTCTTTGTCGCGTAGTCGCTGTCAATTGGAGTGTACTCCCAGTCGATTTGAACAACATCCCcaagggcccgattggatgccgtATCCATCGGGTGTGTTGTGCAATCCAGGTGGATTGGTTCCTAATTGGACAGTTGCTCCACCGTTAGGTATCGTCTTTTGCTCATGTATTCATTTCTCCCCTTCTTCGTTAACATAGGCATTTGGGTACTAATTTATGGCCACCTCCAGAGGTAACCATAACTAATCCGGGGCAATACAGATGAAATCTTGTTATTTCTGCCCTCCCTAATCCccctctctccatctcctcttcgCTTTATCCTCTTCACTGTACGAAAAAGCAGGAAAAAAAACGTGGGCTTTGTGGTGCGATTCTGTGGTGCGATTCTAGTGTGATTTTTGGGTGATTCTGGTTTGATCCTTGCGCTATTTGAGGTTAGTAGTTAAACCTTGTCTTCATTTCGATTCACACTCATGCGATCAgaaaattatgagatttttggttagggttttgattttgatttcgtTTTCGATTTGTTGTTAGGGTTTCGATTTGAGTTCGATTTGTTGGTTATGGACTGGATTATGATTTCGTTTTAGTTGATTTGAGTTCGATTTGAGTGTTGTCTTCTGTTAAACCCAGAAAACTACTCtgtaaacccaaaaaaaacatgCTAACTCAAAAAATAACTTGCAAACCagaaaatagaagatttatatggttagggtttttgaaaaataaagattatTATTTCTGTCAAGCACAAGATCCAGGCGTATGGTTAGGGTTTTCTGTATTATTGTTTCTGTCAACTTCTGTTTGAAAGTAATTTTAGCAATCTAAACGTTGTTTCTCATATATTTCTTGGTGTTTTCAGTAACAAGATTAAAAAGCAAataagaaatcagaaaaaatggaACTTGAATAAACTAGAACCTATAAAGAAGAATTAcgtttttggttcaaaaattcAAGGTTTGAATACAGTTTTGGTTCCAAACTGTGTCCAAAATTGTGCTTGTAGCACCAATCGGGCCcttttccatatttttgtggctacgatgataatttttttcaagacaCGTTAAGGACTTAGGCGGGGCAACGTTAGAAGGTCAAATTGGCAACTAATGTTACAGCCTACTAATCCTTCAAAAAGTGGTCTTAAACTTACAAATTATCTGAGTCAAATGTTAACAAGTGTTCAACACGTATCCAAGCACGCCAAGAAGAGTAAGAAGAAGCAAAGGAAGACtaggaagaggaagaagcatTGTAATTTTTTCTTAGATTTCATATGTTGTATTTTGTTGGCACATTTATTCGATTCAGAATGAAGTTGTAAGTATAAGTTCGATGATTTGGAAATGAAGATTGTTTTATGTAGTCCAAACTATACCAAAAGCTCTACGAAGTTTATAAGTGAATTTAACATCAAACTTATTACATTTCCCAAAACACATAGAACGAACATGAAAAAAATACATCATAGAAAATAGGTTGCTTACCAACcattcaaaagaagaaaattggataCTCATCATTCAACAAAGAACATAagctacaaaataaaataaaaactaaacttaacattttcatatttcataataaaaaaattaacaaaatataataaagccctcaaaaaatgaattttaatattttaattaattatcatATTAGTTAACTAATTTATTATTGActatttgtggaaaaaaattaatcaaaaattggatttcatAATTATATGTTTAATgtaatgaataatcaaattatacactgcacaagggcaagtgagtcatttgacaattttttatatcaaaGACCCTTCCATATACATTCTATTTATCATttatccaaaccaagtattattttatcctcattctctaatacatcatccaaaccatctacTCTTTAATACACCTCTAaaaatgtcacatcaatgtaggtcatcccttcttaactaataccccgTACTATCTTATCTCCcattcataaataatacactcAAAACTCATaccgcatccaatcgggcccttagATTTGGGGCTTAAAGAAAAGTTATCAACTTATCATCCATGATCAATATGTAataagaagataatttttggCAATGAAACATATATGTGAAAAGCGGGCTGTGTAATTGAATGAGAGACCAATGGTTGATCTTGAGTACTTGCTTGGTTACATATATTGAAAGGAAGCAGGGCCGCCTCATATATTTTTGAAGTTCAAAGCGAATTCCATATATTGAAACCCTTACatatttgtgaatttttttttaaatgataaaagtacaaaaataacaaaaaaaaaaatcaaactaaaaggatACAATTATGACAATATAAATGCAAAAAGATATGATTGTAatagtttttgaagaaaataggatacaattgtgtttttatttggaaacattgtaatattaatatttaaaaaaactaCTGGAGAGatggctagagagagagagagaaggaaatggTGTGAGACCGAGGGGGCAACAAAGGTGAACAATGGGCAAGATGGGGGATGGATACCAGTGATTAGAAACCACCGAAGGCGATCAGAGCAGAGGGCAGCATTTAACGAGACTTTCACCTTGTTTATGGATAATATCCCAGAAAACAAAGATCTGAGTTGGCTCCGGACGACTTTCAGTAAATTTGGGGTGGTTAGGGACGCATTTATTCAGCAGAAAAGGAGCAAATGTACGGGGAATCAGTTTGGGTTTGTTAGATATGATTATCATGTGGCAGCAGGCATGGCAGTCTCTAGAATGAATGGGGTTTGGGTGGAAAATGTAAGACTGTATGTGAAAGAAGCTTGTTTTGGGCTTAATGAAGAGAAAGTCAAAAGGAAGGTACCCAGGTTTCATTCAGGTCCAGAGAGTCAGAGGAGACTAAAACAGGGGCCAAATACGGAACAGAGGTCTGGCAAAATAATCTTGATGGAGAGGGAAAGGGGAGAACCAAATGGAAGATCATACGCTCAAGCGTTGAAAGGAGAATCGTCGAAAATGGGAAGTGATCAAGGGTTGGTATTACATGTCAAACCGACTGGTAACGGGTGGCTGTATAGAAGTGCAGTGGCCGTTCTGCGCAGAGTGGTGCCGATGAGAACCCTGCAAATGAGCTTGAGCTTGGAGGATGAAGAGGTGCAGTTTCGATCAATAGGAGGGAGATACATGTTGATCACTTTCCAAAGTCAAGAGACAAGGGATTCTATGATCAAGGGGCAATGGAATCTTTGGTTTGATAATGTAAAACCATGGAAGGGTGAACCAGCTAGCCATGAGAGATTTGCCTGGCTAAGTTGTAGAGGAATTCCTTTGAACGCATGGAACATCCAAACGTTTACATCGATTGAGGAGACTTGGGGATGTTTTATAATGGTTGATGAGAATACTCTAAAAGAATTTTCGTTTGCTGAAGGGAAAATTCTGATAGCAACCCTGGAGAGTTGTCCAATAGATAAATGGCTACAAATTGAAGTAGATGGTCTCTTCTATGATGTTGAGGTCTCTGAGTCATTATCTTTTATTAATCCGGAGGAAGTCTGCTCTTCTCAGTTCAGGTCCACAAGGGTGGGGGGAAAAGCTTCAGAGGATGCTATCATGGGGTTTGATCTGAGGAATGAGAAGGCTGATGATGTTGACGTGGGTAGGGGCTTGGAAGGAGAGCCCAATAGGAGGAAGATGGTAGATGGGGGATGGGACACCTTAGCTAGTAAAGCTGACTTTGGGAGAGGTGGCTCAAAGCATGAAAATACAGGGGGGCATTTAATGTCTATCACACCGAGAACCCAAGACTGCTCAGACGATTTTGAATCCCGGGTAGAAGACTCGATGGATCTCGGTGTGGAAGACTTAGTGGGTCTGGAGGTAAATGAATCTTTGGAACTGGAGAATGGGCTTATGCAAGGGTTGGGCCATTTGGCCCAAATTAATTTGATGGACCGAGATAAGCTATTAGCCCATGAGGGAACCATAGCCCTTGCTGATGTGGATGGGCCTGTTGGTCTTGGAGAGAATAAAAGGATGGTGGGGTCGTTACCATGTGAACCCATCTCATTTTCTCAGTTAAATCCGATGGGGGAAGATTTGATAGGGCCAATTCAAATGCCAAGGGAGGCGGTGAATATAGCAGTGGAGATTGGGAGAACCGAAGAACCAGGTGGTCGAGGGGAGCATGTAAGGGGTTCACAAGTACCAAGTATAAACTTGGTGGTAGATCTTAAAGATGCTGGGTGTCAAAGACGGAGACGCAGACAGCTATCCAACCTCGCGAGCATTAGCGAGGCTGCTGAGCTCAACCCTGGGCTGGTGGCAAACAGTTCTGCATCATCTCCAGAGGAACCGATGCAGACCCACCCCAACGTTGTCAGAGAGGTACTTGCAACTATGGCAGTTGGAGGTGAGTTGGGTATTAATTTTTGTCCTGATGATGGTCGGATTCTCCGTAATATGATCGAATTAGAATCTCAGGAATACTCTCTTGCTCAGGAGAGAGTCCATGGCAGTTAGAAATTTTTCTATCTTGTCGTGTggagtattttgtttgggttaATCTTTTTATGCATATTTTATCTTGGAATATTAGAGGGTTGGGTAGTTCAATAAAGATAAGGTTTCTGTATAAGCTGATCAAAAAACGGAAGCCCGATATGGTGTTTATCCAAGAAACTAAATTGGTGAACATAGATGTGTTTGTGGTTCGGAGTATGTGGGGAAGTGgagattttgatttttcttgctcTAATGCTTCTGGGACTTCGGGGGGTTTATTAGTGATCTGGAAAAAAGATTTTTTCATTGTTACTAATGTTATATGCAACAGATCCTTTATCCTCTTGCAGGGTGTGATTAATAATGAGTTTCAGTGTTTTATGGTCAATATTTATGCACCAAACGACGTGGTTAGTAGGAGAGGGGTGTGGGAGGAACTATTGGTGTTGAAATCCAATTCGAATGTAGCTTGGTGTATTGGGGGTGACTTTAACGAAATCAGAACGATCAGTGAAAGGGTCAGATGCCAGAGGATGGAGAGGGGTATGAaggatttttttgattttgggaACAGAATGGAACTTCTCGATATTCCTATGTTGGGCAGGAAATTTACTTGGACCAATTATCAAAATCGTGCAGTTAACAGTCGGTTAGATAGATTTTTAATCTCCCAACAGTGGCTTGCAAAATTCAAAGTGGTTCAATGGGGGATCCACAGACCTATTTCTGATCACTGCCCGATTGTCCTCATTGACGACAGCAGAGATTGGGGGCCTAGACCGTTTAGATTTATGGATATCTGGTTGTCGAATCCGAGGTGTATGAAGATTGCACAGGAGACTTGGGAGAATACTCCGATGAGTGGATGGGCTGGATTCAGAATATTGCAAAAGTTGAGGGCTGTCAAAGATAAGCTCAAAGTATGGAACAAAGAGGAATTTGGAGATGTAAATTCAGCGTTGCAAGAAACAGAAGCGGAAATTCATCAATTTGATCTGGTAGTTGAGGACAGACAACTTAGTGTAGAGGAAAAAGCTTGGGATGTAAAGCTAAATCGAAATTTTGGAGACTCACTCGGTTATCCGAATCTTTATGGAGACAAAAATCCAGATTAAATTGGTTAGAACTAGGAAACAAAAATACGAGATACTTTCAGGCCATTGCCAATAATAGGTTTCGGAGAAATATGGTGGGTTCAATCTTGGCAAATGGTAGATTGATAAAAGATCCGAAAGAGATTAAGGAAGCAGCAGTTAAGCACTTCAGCGATAATTTTAAGGAAGTTAGAGCACTCAGACCGGTATTGGGGGGAATTTTTTTAAGGAGACTACCCCCTGAAGTTTCTACCCAACTTGGGAGGCTGTTTGAAGAGGGGGAGTTATTAGCTGCTCTAAAGGAGTGTAGCAACCTTAAGGCTCCGGGGCCGGATgggtttaatttttcttttgtgaagCAAGGTTGGGGCTTTATGAAGGGATTGCTGATGCAGTTTTTCTCGATATTCCACTCCAATGGCAGACTCACAAAAGGTATTAATTCGACGTTTGTAGCTCTAATTCCAAAGGTTGACTGCCCTGTATCATTTGAAGAATTTAGGCCTATTAGTATGGTGGGATGGGTGTATAAGGTGTTATCCAAAGTGTTAGCTAATAGAATCAAAGCTCACATGCCATTAGTGATAGGTGAAGCCCAAACTGCGTTTGTAGGGGGAAAACAGATTCTGGACGGAGTTCTTATTGCAAACGAGCTTATCCATAGTTGGGAAAACAGTTCTCAAGGAGGCTTACTACTGAAAATAGACTTTGAAAGGGCATACGATTGTGTCAATTGAGGCTTTATGCTAGATCTCCTTGCTAAATTGGGttttggagaaaaatggtgCGCCTGGATTAAGGAATGCGTATCTACAGTGTCTATGTCAGTACTGGTGAATGATTCTGCTTCTAAGGAGTTTCAAGTCTAAAGCGGTATTAGACAAGGCGACCCCGTTATCTCCCTTTCTTTTCAACATCGTAGTAGAAGGCCTTAACATTTTACTGGAAAGAGTTAGGGAACGGAGTATCATCAAAGGAGTAAGAATAGGGGGCAATGGGGTTACGGTGTCTCATCTCCAGTTTGCGGATGATACGATATTATTTTGTAGAAATGACTTGGAGGAGTTGTCGAACTTAAAAAGAATCCTTAGATGTTTTCAACTCATGTCAGAGTTGAAGATTAATTTCTCTAAAAGCTCTTTGTGCGGTGTGAAAGTTCCCCAACAGGATGTGTCTGCCTTAGCGCAAGTTATGGGATGCAAAGTCGAATCGCTACCAATTAAGTACTTGGGCTTGCCTTTGGGTGCTAACCCCAAAAGATTAAAGACATGGGAATCTGTGGTggagaaaatggaaaagagACTCAGTGTGTGGCGTGGACGATACAACTCATTGGGGGGCAAACTCACATTGATCAATTCTTCTCTGGCAAACCAACCTATATACTTCATGTCTCTTTTCAAACTGCCGGTGACAGTAGCAAAGGTTTTAGAGAAAATTCAAATGAGGTTCTTTTGAGGGGACATGATTGATAAGAGGAAAATTCACTTGATTAAATGGGAGGTGATTTGCAAGAAGAAGGAGCATGGAGGGTTAGGAGTCAAAAATCTGATGATTCAAAATCTTTGCCTTCTtgctaagtggtggtggaggttctCTAAGGAGCCGGATTCTTTATGGGTGAAGGTAATCCGAGGGAAATACAATTTGGAACAGGGCTATTGGTTTCCTCGTATGCCGTCCTCGGGAAGGGCTTCAAGTATTTGGAGGGACATATGTGCTCTGGGGGATGTATTCTCTTGCATTAGGTCAATCATCCAAGAGGGGTTTCGTTTGCAGATTCGATCTGGTCTAGAGATATCCTTCTGGAATCATGTCTAGTTGGGTGACAACGCTTAGGGAGGAATATCCTCGTCTATATTTAATCTCCACTCGAAAAGAGGAGGTGGTCAGTGAGGTGTGGGGTGGCTCTGGAGATGAAAGATGGAACCTGTTATTTGGCAGAGATCTGCATGACTGGGAGGCAGTACAAGTGGAGGAACTAAAACAGAAGCTACAGTTAGTAAATCTGGATTATTCTAGTCGTGATACAGTGAACTAGGCATGGTCATCTGATAACCACTTTTCGGTAAAGTCAGTCTACATCCAGTGGGAAAGTTCTCAAAATTCTAGAAACCCGATTTTGGAAGCTCTCTGGAAAAATCTCAGTCCCACTAAGGTGGAAATATTCGCTTGGATGGCTATTCAATCTAAGAGAGCTACAAGATCAGTTTTATTGGATAGGAATTTGATTCCAGAAGGACAATCTATCATTTGCCCACTATGTGCTTCTCAATTGGAAACACCCCAACATTTGTTCTTGCATTGCCAATTCTCTTGGGAGGTTTGGTCTCAAATTCTGGACTGGTGGCATTTGAGATGGGTGTGCCCTGCCTCTCTGGAAGCTCTTTTCATTTGGTGGGAGGAAAACCGATTCAGGAATTTGGAAAAACACTTGTGGGAAGCTACCTTTTTTGCTACACTGTGGTCTTTGTGGCTAGTGAGGAATGATTATGTATTCAACAATGTAGCAACGAGAGCTGGTGATGTTGGGGAGCAGATTAAAACTAGAGTTGCCATGTGGATAAAGGCAAAATTCAATATTAAGGTGTATACGGTGGAGGAATTTAAGGTGTTTATGGATGGTATTAGATTGCTGAAATTGTAACTCCTTGTCTGGTTGAGGAGGTCCTTGCCAATTCCCTGTTGGTGGGTATTGTATGGAGCTTTTGTTTTTTCGCTTTATTTTCTTCTGCTTGATCGATTAAGATTTTCTTACTTTGGTCAAGCCCCCTCGATGTAACCTTTCGAGATGTTAtaaaaagtttcattttgctgagcaaaaaaaaaaatttaatatttaaATTACATTACAGTGGGGCctcaattttggaccaaaatttGAGAGTCAAAAGCGGTCGCTTCTCTCGCCTCCCTTATGAGCCGGCCTTGAAAGGAAGTATTTGATGTGATTTTGACAATGAGACTATTATATATGTAGCGATTTCATATATGCAGTGATTTTGACAATGTGATTTTGATgtgattttgttgaaaaaactGAGAAAGAATATGGTTATATGCCTTTAGATATTGTTGGCTTTATGGGAACCAACATCGATCCACTCTATACTCCAGACGCCCCATGCTTGCGCAGGACAAGCGTATTGGGAAGACTAACCGTCTTCACCCGTCGATGCTGTATGGGCAATATTGCGAAGCTCCTCAAATCTGCATGTCGCTAAGTTCAAGGCTCTGCACTACCCTTTAAAGATTTAGTGTCTTTCCCTAATAGCAATTGCTTTTAGGTAAGTTGGTTAGCACTTGAtccaacagtttttttttgtttattagtTGAAATGCTTCTTGAGCATTTCATGTGGTTTTGTTGAAATCAGATGTCATTACTGTACATATTGTTAAGTGATTTACTCCGTATATAATTGGTAAGAGTATTTAAGTTTATGGATAACCATGTATTAATTAAATAgtgatttggattaaaaagtcgaatggtaacttcttcttttttgtttttattaaaaaaaaatctcatttgttagttttgtatccAATTTTTGTGACTTAATTGATTCGTCtagatgagaggaatcggaaaagtaaaaaattttgatcgacactcatatttttcttaaaaaaaacaaagataagtaaaaaaaagttgtcttactagcttatttttgtctttattcaaaaaattatgagtttcgatcaaaaaattttacttttctgattcctctcgtcgataCAAaccaataagtcacaaaaatctgacgcaaaacaaacaaatgcaaaaaatatatacatattaataaggacaaaaacaaaagtcattcaactttttaatccaaatccacCCTAAATCCCAATATCTGGAGTCGGACTGTCCAAGAAGGAGTACTCCAACactttttttaaacaaaaacaaaaacaaaaacaaaaacttacaAAGCATATTTTAATCCATAAAATTAAAATCTGCATGTGGGACTCATTATGTGCACAAAATCTCAAGGAGAGGAGGATTCTAGGAAAATGATTTGAGCATAGTTATGATAGGCTTTTAAAAGGCCCTGCCACTTCCACGGGCACTGCCACCGTCTGATCGGCGTTAATGCCGGTAGATATTCATATATACTCCGTACCCTCCAATTTCCTTGGGATCCTTCCCCACCAATTTCCtccatcatctttttttttttatagacaataaaattttattagaaactcgacAAAAGGTATATCGAGGCAAGACCAAATATGAACCACATAGATTGGGGTACCATAAGAGGCATGTGaggaaaatggggaaaaaaaaaatttacattcaATGAAGATTGAATGAGCCCAAAATTACAATGACCCGAAGTACCAAACCAGAAAACTCATCCTGAAAATCCCAAGATAACCATGATCACTAGTTCAGACAAGTCCTACCCCAGAGCAAGTCGACTTATAGTTGATAATTAAGTCACCACTTGAAGCAAAAGTGGTATAATTACCAATATCAGCCTCCATTATTCGACAGCATCAGTATTCCAGTAGAATTCTAGATGACCACCAATCCTCTTAGCCCTCCTAATCTTAGGAGTTGACAAGAAATATGACGCTGAATAACCCAGAGCTTTTGAAATAATAATAAGATGAGCAGCCTCCAAACATCCCTTTAATAACCACATCCGAGTCTCAGTACTAGTAGCAAAGCCACAAACTATGATCTCAGTCCGAAAACCTCTCTTAGCCCTCCACTCGGCGAAGCCACAAACTATGATCATCAGTATCTTAAATGTTGAAGGGCAATTAGACTCAGCAACTGTACAAGATTCTGAAGTTGTTATCTTTCCCAATCATACAAAACTCTCCTGAATTGGAACTTCCAGAAATCTTGATTTTGATCATCCACCATGTCAACTACCATTGCTTCTTTTTGGGTATACAAAATAGAAAGCCCTGGGAAAACAGCTTGATGAGTCTCATCACCCAACCATTTCCTCCGTCGTCTTTATCACTATTTGTGAACATCGCATTGTCTCTTGTTATGTTCGTAT encodes:
- the LOC131309384 gene encoding uncharacterized protein LOC131309384 — its product is MVFIQETKLVNIDVFVVRSMWGSGDFDFSCSNASGTSGGLLVIWKKDFFIVTNVICNRSFILLQGVINNEFQCFMVNIYAPNDVVSRRGVWEELLVLKSNSNVAWCIGGDFNEIRTISERVRCQRMERGMKDFFDFGNRMELLDIPMLGRKFTWTNYQNRAVNSRLDRFLISQQWLAKFKVVQWGIHRPISDHCPIVLIDDSRDWGPRPFRFMDIWLSNPRCMKIAQETWENTPMSGWAGFRILQKLRAVKDKLKVWNKEEFGDVNSALQETEAEIHQFDLVVEDRQLSVEEKAWDVKLNRNFGDSLGYPNLYGDKNPD